From Haloglomus litoreum, the proteins below share one genomic window:
- a CDS encoding carboxymuconolactone decarboxylase family protein, producing MTSETQSDLPGGGGFEKRSLTARNLPTELGRVVRNGPALVRATRAGRVPHQLAEKLMLATTAVNECRYCARFHTHLAREAGIDDSVIDDILERDVEAAIDPGERTALLFAQHYAETDGEPSSEAVDALVDEYGAEMAADIRAYVRAIHFGNLLGNTVDAVRYRTRATVGGWVERCPRIRTVSRSRE from the coding sequence GTGACCTCCGAGACACAGTCGGACCTGCCGGGCGGCGGTGGGTTCGAGAAACGGTCGTTGACGGCGCGGAACCTCCCCACGGAGCTCGGACGGGTCGTCCGCAACGGACCCGCGCTGGTGCGAGCGACCCGTGCCGGACGGGTTCCCCACCAGCTGGCCGAGAAGCTCATGCTGGCGACGACCGCCGTCAACGAGTGCCGGTACTGCGCCCGCTTTCACACGCACCTCGCACGCGAGGCCGGCATCGACGACAGCGTCATCGACGATATCCTCGAGCGGGACGTGGAGGCGGCCATCGACCCGGGTGAACGGACGGCGCTGCTGTTCGCACAGCACTACGCCGAGACCGACGGGGAGCCCTCCAGCGAGGCCGTCGACGCCCTGGTCGACGAGTACGGTGCCGAGATGGCGGCGGACATCCGGGCGTACGTCCGGGCCATCCACTTCGGGAACCTGCTGGGCAACACCGTCGACGCGGTCCGGTACCGGACACGGGCCACCGTGGGCGGCTGGGTGGAGCGATGCCCACGGATACGAACCGTCTCACGGAGCCGGGAGTGA